In one Spirosoma rigui genomic region, the following are encoded:
- a CDS encoding cupin domain-containing protein: MNYTYPYTIENCIGETLIFHELRHEPAGDRLIVENFVTPGSGPPMHVHWQQDECLTVVDGTIGYQLEGGQEQFAGPGETVLFTRGVAHRFWNAGTDILHCTGWINPANSVVFYLSAIFAAQNKAGKAQPEPFDAAYLLTRYASEYAMSEIPGFVRNVVLPLTYQLGRLLGKYAHFSNAPKPLPSATTRLPAATLAPA, encoded by the coding sequence ACCATTGAGAACTGCATCGGCGAAACACTGATTTTCCACGAACTGCGCCACGAGCCAGCCGGCGACCGGCTGATCGTGGAAAACTTTGTGACGCCGGGCAGTGGCCCACCCATGCACGTACACTGGCAGCAGGATGAATGCCTGACGGTCGTTGACGGAACGATTGGTTATCAGCTTGAAGGCGGGCAGGAGCAATTTGCCGGACCGGGCGAAACGGTTCTGTTCACCCGCGGTGTTGCCCACCGTTTCTGGAACGCAGGTACCGACATCCTGCACTGCACCGGCTGGATCAACCCGGCAAACTCGGTTGTATTTTACCTGTCGGCCATCTTTGCGGCCCAGAACAAAGCAGGCAAAGCCCAGCCCGAACCCTTCGATGCGGCTTATCTGCTCACCCGCTATGCGAGTGAATATGCCATGTCCGAAATTCCCGGTTTTGTCCGAAACGTTGTTCTCCCCCTGACCTACCAACTCGGACGGCTGCTGGGCAAATACGCTCATTTCAGCAACGCGCCCAAACCGCTTCCTTCCGCAACGACCCGGCTGCCAGCCGCCACGCTGGCCCCGGCCTGA
- a CDS encoding PDZ domain-containing protein, whose protein sequence is MSMIRAVLTTVLVGIALAGYSQHEVYVSTTGSDRNPGSRAKPFATLHKAQQAVRSRHGTVIVWLRGGTYYLAKPLVFGPEDARKPSEAVTYQAYPNEKVRISGGVPLRLNWQQGADGMQRAKVRPGVLFDQLFVNGDLQRMARYPNYTPTAQFFGGTRADAISPDRVSRWTDPTGGYVHALHKHEWGDFHYRITGKDSQGQLQLEGGFQNNRRMGMHDTHRFVENIAQELDTLNEWYFDKASQTLAFLPAPGVDLTTALVETPQIRHLFEFRGTAKTPVTNITLAGFELTQTLRTFMDNKEPLLRSDWTTYRGGAVLLEGAEHCRVVDCYFNTVGGNAVYFSNYNRNNEVSGCRIVKAGASGVSFVGDPNAVRSPSFEYNDFVPLAQLDRTPGPKSNNYPAQCRVYNTLMHDLGQVEKQSAGVQISMSQDITVSHNTLYDLPRAGINIGEGTWGGHVIEYNDVFNTVLETGDHGSFNSWGRDRFWHPNKKTLDSIVATQRELVRLDVVKPIIIHDNRFRCDHGWDIDLDDGSSNYHIYNNLCLNGGIKLREGCFRTVENNIMVNNSFHPHVWFTNSDDVFRRNIVTTGYFPIQVTSWGRETDQNVFLDCASLTRQQQAGHDLRSVCAPADFVDPAAGDYRLRDGSPAFATGFKNFPMDRFGVVSPTLRSLAKPVPLPQLIILASGETDKPQEFMGMTIKNLTTLGERSATGMASETGVLVLDVLPQSLLYEQVRPNDVILACNRRPVANVRDLQEARMSAQIGRDFNLVLFRNQQKQTVRVLLK, encoded by the coding sequence ATGTCAATGATTCGCGCTGTATTGACCACTGTACTCGTTGGTATCGCTCTGGCAGGCTACAGCCAACACGAAGTATACGTATCGACCACCGGCAGCGACCGGAATCCGGGCAGCCGCGCCAAACCGTTTGCTACCCTCCACAAAGCGCAGCAGGCCGTCAGGAGCCGCCACGGCACGGTCATCGTCTGGCTGCGGGGTGGCACTTACTACCTGGCCAAACCACTGGTATTTGGCCCCGAAGATGCCCGAAAACCCAGCGAAGCCGTAACGTACCAGGCTTATCCAAACGAGAAGGTACGAATCAGTGGCGGAGTCCCGCTCCGGCTGAACTGGCAGCAGGGAGCCGATGGCATGCAGCGGGCAAAGGTCCGGCCGGGGGTTCTTTTCGATCAGCTGTTTGTGAACGGCGATCTGCAGCGAATGGCCCGCTACCCAAACTACACCCCAACCGCGCAGTTTTTCGGGGGGACCCGTGCCGACGCCATCAGCCCCGACCGGGTAAGCCGCTGGACCGATCCTACCGGTGGTTACGTCCATGCCCTCCACAAACACGAATGGGGCGACTTCCATTACCGCATTACCGGCAAAGACAGCCAGGGGCAGCTACAACTGGAAGGAGGCTTTCAGAATAACCGCCGGATGGGCATGCACGATACGCATCGGTTTGTGGAGAACATTGCGCAGGAACTCGACACCCTGAACGAATGGTATTTCGATAAGGCCAGCCAGACCCTTGCGTTCCTGCCCGCACCCGGTGTCGACCTGACAACCGCCCTCGTTGAGACACCCCAGATCCGGCACCTGTTCGAGTTTCGGGGAACCGCCAAAACGCCCGTTACCAACATTACGCTGGCCGGTTTCGAACTCACCCAGACGCTACGCACGTTTATGGACAATAAGGAGCCGCTGCTCCGTAGCGACTGGACCACCTACCGCGGGGGTGCCGTCTTGCTGGAAGGTGCCGAACACTGCCGGGTTGTCGACTGCTACTTTAATACGGTGGGCGGAAATGCGGTTTATTTCAGTAACTATAACCGCAACAACGAGGTGTCGGGCTGCCGGATTGTGAAGGCCGGAGCCAGTGGTGTCAGCTTCGTGGGCGATCCCAACGCCGTACGTTCGCCGAGTTTCGAATACAACGACTTTGTTCCCCTCGCTCAACTCGACCGGACACCCGGCCCCAAAAGTAACAACTACCCTGCTCAGTGCCGGGTCTACAATACGCTGATGCACGATCTGGGACAGGTAGAGAAGCAGAGCGCGGGGGTTCAGATCTCCATGTCGCAGGACATCACCGTCAGCCACAATACGCTCTACGACCTGCCCCGGGCCGGAATTAATATTGGCGAAGGTACCTGGGGCGGTCACGTCATCGAATACAACGATGTGTTCAATACGGTCCTGGAAACGGGCGACCACGGTTCGTTCAATTCCTGGGGACGCGACCGGTTCTGGCACCCCAACAAGAAAACCCTCGACAGCATCGTGGCTACCCAGCGGGAACTGGTTCGGCTGGATGTGGTCAAACCCATTATCATTCATGACAACCGGTTCCGCTGCGACCACGGCTGGGACATTGACCTCGACGACGGCTCCAGCAATTACCACATCTACAACAACCTGTGTTTAAACGGGGGAATCAAACTGCGGGAGGGTTGTTTCCGAACGGTTGAAAACAACATCATGGTCAACAACTCGTTCCATCCCCACGTCTGGTTTACCAACAGCGACGATGTATTCCGGCGTAACATCGTCACAACCGGCTATTTCCCCATTCAGGTGACTAGCTGGGGGAGGGAAACCGACCAGAACGTTTTTCTGGACTGCGCGTCACTGACCAGACAGCAGCAGGCGGGGCACGACCTGCGTTCCGTTTGCGCACCCGCCGACTTTGTTGATCCGGCTGCCGGTGACTATCGGCTCCGGGATGGATCGCCGGCCTTTGCCACAGGGTTCAAAAATTTCCCGATGGACCGCTTCGGGGTCGTCAGTCCGACGCTGAGATCGCTCGCCAAACCGGTTCCGCTGCCCCAGCTCATCATACTGGCATCGGGCGAGACCGATAAGCCGCAGGAGTTCATGGGCATGACGATAAAAAATCTTACCACACTGGGCGAACGATCAGCGACCGGGATGGCTTCGGAAACGGGCGTACTCGTGCTGGACGTACTTCCTCAAAGTCTGCTGTATGAACAGGTCAGGCCCAATGATGTGATTCTGGCCTGTAATCGCCGTCCTGTTGCCAACGTACGGGATCTACAGGAAGCGCGCATGTCGGCGCAGATTGGCCGCGATTTCAACCTGGTACTGTTCAGGAACCAGCAGAAGCAGACGGTACGTGTTTTGCTGAAGTGA
- a CDS encoding lytic transglycosylase domain-containing protein, which produces MTKRILLFAVSIGIAPFCGSLVAAQPIATALALTARASQSVSIARCPGRGIDPVHFCGELLPVDYPAITSRWLHTLSRQAAMAGSLIALKRRASVVFPLIEPILKQYQIPSDFKFLPLLESALTNRAVSRRGAAGFWQLMPQTAHSLGLTVSHRRDERFNLSKATHAACRYLSELYRQLGSWMLVASAYNAGPTYINQLSRQHPTLHPMALPYRTAETKAYLFQAVAIKELLTHPQAYREYLNDTHLVALSEGVTNLSDEERAAILTTFDTSELPAIGPLQGFVADSTTAVVLLMDEETDPDNAVATAPIDHDVVKPVPAMTEALTAQLVTRSLNEGAPTEGKLYLFQVVKPVTINGRSFSVGDVIQAHIELIDRASGRLFLRTDQYTSSQETVPLNLVATGQPRRPGVELPARLENWQLTWESL; this is translated from the coding sequence ATGACCAAACGGATCCTGCTCTTCGCCGTTAGTATTGGTATTGCCCCATTTTGTGGCTCTCTGGTCGCTGCCCAGCCCATCGCCACCGCCCTAGCGCTGACGGCCCGGGCCTCCCAATCGGTATCCATTGCGCGCTGCCCCGGCCGGGGCATTGACCCCGTCCATTTCTGCGGTGAACTCCTGCCCGTCGATTACCCGGCAATTACGTCCCGCTGGCTACATACCCTGAGCCGGCAGGCAGCTATGGCGGGTAGTCTTATCGCGCTCAAACGCCGGGCATCGGTGGTGTTTCCGCTCATTGAACCCATTCTGAAGCAGTACCAGATCCCGTCCGACTTTAAATTTCTGCCCCTGCTCGAGAGTGCACTCACCAACCGCGCCGTCTCGCGCCGGGGGGCTGCCGGTTTCTGGCAGCTGATGCCACAAACGGCTCACTCGCTTGGACTGACCGTATCGCACCGGCGCGATGAGCGGTTTAACCTGAGCAAAGCCACCCATGCGGCCTGCCGGTATCTGAGCGAACTGTACAGACAGCTGGGGTCCTGGATGCTGGTTGCGTCGGCCTATAACGCCGGGCCAACTTACATCAACCAACTGTCGCGCCAGCATCCGACGCTCCACCCGATGGCGTTGCCCTACCGGACGGCCGAAACAAAAGCCTATTTATTTCAGGCCGTTGCCATCAAGGAACTGCTGACGCATCCGCAGGCCTACCGGGAATACCTGAACGACACGCACCTGGTAGCGTTGAGCGAAGGCGTGACGAATCTCTCAGACGAGGAGCGGGCGGCTATTCTGACTACCTTCGATACCAGCGAACTACCCGCCATCGGTCCGTTGCAAGGGTTCGTAGCTGATTCGACCACCGCCGTTGTGCTGCTCATGGATGAAGAAACCGATCCGGATAATGCCGTGGCGACAGCGCCGATTGACCATGACGTAGTGAAGCCGGTGCCGGCAATGACCGAAGCCCTGACGGCGCAGCTGGTAACCCGCAGCCTGAACGAAGGTGCACCCACAGAAGGAAAGTTGTACCTCTTTCAGGTGGTGAAGCCGGTAACGATCAACGGGCGGAGTTTCTCGGTCGGCGACGTAATTCAGGCGCATATCGAGCTAATCGACCGGGCATCGGGGCGGCTGTTCCTGCGCACCGATCAGTACACATCGTCCCAGGAAACCGTGCCGCTCAACCTGGTCGCCACGGGTCAGCCGCGTCGGCCGGGAGTAGAACTGCCGGCACGACTGGAAAACTGGCAGCTTACCTGGGAGTCGCTGTAG
- a CDS encoding DUF6134 family protein produces the protein MRKLLLVWLLGLSLTGRAQTTETHHFAIDIAGIRVGTMTAVREQQPDNRSTYTLISDVKVKLLVYTVKIYYKAVSQFVGKKLMLATVDAHTNQGNYMSRTEWKGNQYVITAKQYKHERQAVDRDNIDFSISLLYFYEPVGRNRVYSEYFGDYFTLDKSAAGTYRAQLGDDHEDEYVYEKGRLVKVIKHNKLKNFIVRLLD, from the coding sequence ATGAGAAAACTACTACTTGTATGGCTGCTTGGCCTGTCGCTTACAGGCCGGGCCCAAACGACCGAAACGCACCACTTCGCCATTGACATAGCGGGTATCCGGGTTGGTACCATGACCGCCGTTCGTGAGCAGCAGCCCGACAACCGGAGCACCTACACGCTCATCAGCGATGTGAAGGTGAAGCTACTGGTATACACGGTCAAGATCTACTACAAAGCCGTGAGCCAGTTTGTTGGCAAAAAACTCATGCTGGCTACCGTCGATGCTCATACCAACCAGGGTAATTATATGTCCCGAACGGAGTGGAAGGGCAACCAGTATGTCATCACGGCGAAGCAGTACAAGCATGAGCGCCAGGCGGTTGATCGGGATAATATTGATTTTTCAATTTCGTTATTGTACTTTTACGAGCCAGTCGGCCGAAACCGCGTCTATTCAGAATATTTCGGCGATTATTTTACCCTGGATAAATCGGCTGCCGGCACGTACCGGGCCCAGCTTGGCGACGACCACGAGGATGAATACGTGTATGAGAAAGGTCGTCTGGTAAAAGTGATTAAGCATAACAAACTGAAAAACTTCATTGTGCGGCTGCTGGACTAG
- a CDS encoding glycoside hydrolase family 20 protein has protein sequence MRTVSFLLALLWVALLNCIGQTPNRYTLVPRPAQLEPRPGEFVLGPGTTFLVPAGLPALKTVVDSFASQINRSTGLSMAVQTGTASPAAGTNQLVFITSRDTTLGSEGYRIDATDSRITVEATATNGFFYAVQTLYQLLPPAILGKPAVAGTGKPAWTIPACRIQDRPRYVYRGLHLDVSRHFFSVPFIKRYLDLMALHKFNTFHWHLTDDQGWRIEIKKYPKLTQVGAQRRETIVGHYDDYDPQVFDGQPYGGFYTQDQVREVVRYAAARHITVVPEIELPGHALAALAAYPELSCNPSSTYQPATKWGVFTDVFCPTETTFGFLQDVLTEVMSLFPGKYIHIGGDECPKDAWRKSTFCQQLIKREGLKNEHELQLYFINRIDKFVTAKGRRIIGWDEILEGNGPTTRLSPKATVMSWRGTKGGIQAARQQHDVVMTPGKFCYLDHYQGDPALEPTGFGDLLPLSLVYSYNPTPTELSPAEATHILGAQGNVWTEYIDTPEQAEYMVWPRAAALAEVVWTPLALKDYTDFSRRLPTHLARLSSLNVNYARTFFDATLSAQPTSDGKVQVTLTKNPLAPGELRYTVDGSIPSGESSRYEQPLVLDQSTTVRTATFQGSQPLSQLAKVQTEFLVSKATGKPYTLVSAPTTGRPDRNYSLTNGVVGGMGGYELANVVSFANDINLIIDLGTSQPVEGVRVGFVKYTAKNMCLPRQVEIAVSDDGKTFRPALTTKTNAAEGGKRAIVRLPFDFPPTTARYVRIIARTVGTVPAGLRNPGKAAQMAVDEIEVR, from the coding sequence ATGCGTACCGTTTCGTTCCTCCTGGCCCTGTTGTGGGTCGCTTTGCTCAACTGCATTGGGCAGACTCCAAATCGATATACCCTTGTTCCGCGGCCCGCGCAGCTTGAACCCCGACCGGGAGAATTCGTTCTCGGCCCTGGCACTACGTTCCTCGTACCCGCGGGCCTCCCTGCCCTGAAAACGGTCGTCGACTCCTTTGCCAGCCAGATCAACCGCAGCACAGGACTATCTATGGCCGTGCAAACTGGTACAGCCAGCCCTGCAGCAGGTACAAACCAGCTTGTGTTCATTACCTCCCGCGATACAACGCTTGGATCAGAAGGTTACCGGATTGATGCGACCGATAGTCGAATCACCGTGGAAGCTACTGCAACCAACGGCTTTTTCTACGCTGTGCAAACGCTGTACCAGTTATTACCACCGGCTATATTGGGTAAACCAGCAGTTGCCGGCACCGGCAAGCCCGCCTGGACCATTCCCGCCTGCCGGATTCAGGACCGCCCCCGCTACGTATACCGGGGGCTGCACCTCGACGTAAGCCGTCACTTCTTTTCGGTGCCCTTCATCAAACGGTACCTGGACCTGATGGCCCTGCACAAGTTTAATACGTTTCACTGGCATCTAACGGATGACCAGGGCTGGCGCATTGAAATAAAAAAATACCCCAAGCTCACGCAAGTTGGTGCCCAACGGCGCGAAACCATCGTTGGGCACTACGATGACTACGACCCACAGGTATTCGACGGACAACCCTACGGCGGATTCTACACGCAGGACCAGGTGCGCGAGGTAGTTCGGTATGCCGCTGCCCGACACATTACGGTCGTACCCGAGATCGAACTGCCCGGCCACGCGCTGGCGGCCCTGGCGGCTTATCCTGAGCTTAGCTGCAATCCGTCCAGTACGTATCAGCCCGCGACAAAGTGGGGTGTTTTCACGGATGTCTTCTGTCCTACGGAAACAACTTTTGGCTTTTTACAGGATGTCCTGACCGAAGTGATGAGTCTTTTTCCGGGCAAGTACATTCATATTGGTGGCGACGAGTGCCCCAAGGATGCCTGGCGAAAAAGCACATTTTGTCAGCAGCTTATCAAGCGCGAAGGCCTTAAAAACGAACACGAGCTACAACTCTACTTCATCAACCGGATCGATAAGTTCGTCACCGCCAAAGGCCGGCGAATCATTGGCTGGGACGAAATTCTGGAAGGGAATGGTCCCACCACCCGGTTGTCGCCCAAGGCTACGGTTATGAGCTGGCGCGGAACCAAAGGGGGTATTCAGGCCGCCCGCCAGCAACACGATGTCGTGATGACACCGGGTAAGTTCTGCTACCTCGACCATTACCAGGGTGATCCGGCCCTGGAGCCTACCGGCTTTGGCGACCTGCTGCCACTATCGCTGGTTTATTCCTACAACCCGACCCCGACTGAACTATCACCTGCCGAAGCAACCCACATTCTGGGTGCGCAGGGAAATGTCTGGACCGAGTATATCGATACGCCCGAGCAGGCCGAGTATATGGTCTGGCCACGGGCTGCGGCACTGGCTGAAGTGGTCTGGACACCCCTGGCCCTGAAAGACTATACCGATTTTTCCCGTCGGCTACCCACGCACCTGGCACGGCTGTCCAGTCTGAATGTCAACTACGCCCGCACCTTCTTCGATGCTACCCTGAGCGCCCAGCCTACGTCCGACGGCAAGGTGCAGGTAACGTTAACCAAAAATCCACTGGCGCCGGGCGAGCTTCGCTATACGGTCGATGGCAGCATCCCCTCCGGAGAATCGTCCCGCTACGAACAGCCGCTGGTTCTCGACCAGTCGACAACCGTCCGGACAGCTACGTTTCAGGGTAGCCAGCCATTGAGCCAGCTCGCTAAAGTACAAACGGAGTTCCTCGTCTCGAAAGCGACGGGTAAACCCTATACGCTCGTGAGCGCCCCAACGACCGGCCGCCCCGACAGAAACTACAGCCTTACCAACGGCGTCGTTGGCGGCATGGGCGGCTACGAACTGGCGAATGTTGTATCGTTTGCCAACGACATCAATCTGATCATCGACCTCGGTACCAGCCAGCCGGTGGAGGGTGTCCGGGTTGGGTTCGTGAAATATACCGCCAAAAATATGTGCCTGCCCAGACAGGTCGAGATTGCGGTATCTGACGACGGCAAAACGTTCCGGCCTGCGCTGACAACAAAGACCAACGCGGCCGAAGGGGGCAAGCGCGCCATTGTCCGGCTACCGTTCGATTTTCCGCCGACGACGGCCCGCTACGTACGCATTATTGCCCGTACCGTTGGCACCGTACCCGCCGGCCTGCGCAACCCCGGCAAAGCTGCGCAAATGGCCGTGGACGAAATTGAAGTGCGGTAA
- the ubiG gene encoding bifunctional 2-polyprenyl-6-hydroxyphenol methylase/3-demethylubiquinol 3-O-methyltransferase UbiG, producing MSQFTTSSLRPVSEQVTDNTVYDADHDIWWNPDELFFMLKTSVNPARVSYFERVVRAQPSNVLNRTILDVGCGGGILAEAFAGMGMNVTGIDPSASAIETGRRHAHEAGIAIDYYVGSGERLPFADASFDYVSCCDVLEHVQDIDAVLAEISRVLKPGGLFLYDTVNRTWLSWLFLIKIAQDWKRWAFMKPNQHLYHRFIKPRELRAKLILNGLTNRNTRGMVANYNILKTLYWLRKRTAGQWTFRQLSTRMVMREGRDTSLCYMGWATKD from the coding sequence ATGAGTCAGTTCACAACCAGTTCCCTTCGCCCCGTATCCGAACAGGTAACGGATAATACCGTCTACGACGCAGATCATGATATCTGGTGGAATCCCGACGAACTGTTTTTTATGCTCAAGACATCCGTTAATCCAGCGCGGGTTAGCTATTTCGAACGGGTGGTACGGGCGCAGCCATCGAATGTGCTGAACCGAACTATACTGGATGTCGGTTGCGGGGGCGGTATCCTGGCCGAAGCCTTCGCCGGGATGGGGATGAACGTAACGGGGATCGACCCGTCGGCCTCGGCCATCGAAACAGGCCGTCGGCATGCGCACGAAGCAGGCATTGCTATCGACTACTACGTTGGTTCGGGTGAGCGGTTACCCTTTGCCGATGCCAGCTTCGACTACGTAAGCTGCTGCGATGTGCTCGAACATGTACAGGATATTGACGCCGTGCTGGCCGAGATAAGTCGGGTACTGAAGCCGGGCGGCCTGTTCCTTTACGATACAGTTAACCGCACATGGTTGAGCTGGCTGTTTCTGATTAAAATAGCGCAGGACTGGAAGCGGTGGGCGTTCATGAAGCCCAATCAGCACCTCTACCACCGGTTCATCAAACCCCGCGAACTGCGGGCCAAGCTTATCCTGAACGGTCTGACAAACCGGAACACACGCGGTATGGTCGCCAACTACAATATCCTGAAAACCCTCTACTGGCTACGCAAACGGACTGCGGGGCAATGGACATTCCGGCAGCTAAGTACCCGCATGGTCATGCGCGAAGGCCGGGATACGAGCCTGTGTTATATGGGGTGGGCAACGAAAGACTAG
- a CDS encoding APC family permease, with amino-acid sequence MQPVQPVAEEKTEFNRSLSLLDSTLIVSGSMIGSGVFIVTADMARNLGSSGWLLMLWVLTGVLTVAAALSYGELAGMMPKAGGQYIYIQRAYGRLTGFVYGWTVFTVIQSGVIAAVAVAFTKFSAVFIPSLGPENILLVLGPIKVTLGSLYAIGSVVLLTWLNSRGVQSGKLIQNIFTSAKLIALLGLIVVGIAMGLNSGLLTANLANAWDATSTSATGEIVPLAGMALLLAFGTSMVGSIFSADSWNNVTFIAGEIKNPRRNIPLALFFGTLTVTLIYLLANIAYLSLLPLSGSPTATDVVGRGLQFATADRVGTAAASVVFGNLGVGIMAVLIMISTFGCNNGLILAGARLYYAMAKDGLFFEQASHLNENAVPARALWLQCAWASVLCLSGTYGDLLDYCTFTSLVFYIVTIGGLFILRRREPNAERPYRAFGYPIVPALYMLIGLGICFILLYTKTFNTGMGLLIAALGVPVYLITRRKK; translated from the coding sequence GTGCAACCTGTTCAACCCGTCGCCGAGGAGAAAACCGAATTCAACCGCTCGCTGAGTCTTCTGGACTCTACCCTTATCGTCTCCGGCTCCATGATCGGCTCGGGCGTTTTCATCGTTACGGCCGACATGGCCCGTAACCTTGGTTCGTCGGGCTGGCTGCTCATGCTGTGGGTGTTAACGGGTGTGCTCACCGTAGCGGCTGCTCTCAGCTACGGCGAACTGGCCGGTATGATGCCCAAAGCGGGGGGGCAGTACATCTACATCCAGCGCGCCTACGGTCGGCTCACGGGCTTCGTCTACGGCTGGACCGTCTTCACCGTTATCCAGTCGGGCGTTATTGCTGCGGTAGCGGTTGCCTTTACCAAGTTCTCCGCCGTGTTCATCCCTTCCCTTGGACCCGAGAATATTTTACTGGTACTCGGCCCGATCAAGGTCACCCTTGGATCGCTTTACGCCATCGGCAGTGTGGTGCTGCTCACTTGGCTCAACAGCCGGGGCGTTCAGAGCGGCAAGCTCATTCAGAATATATTCACCTCCGCCAAACTGATTGCCCTGCTCGGGTTGATCGTAGTGGGGATTGCCATGGGTTTGAACAGCGGCCTGCTTACGGCGAACCTCGCCAATGCCTGGGATGCCACGAGCACATCGGCGACGGGCGAAATTGTCCCGCTGGCGGGTATGGCACTGTTGCTGGCGTTCGGCACGTCGATGGTTGGTTCTATTTTCTCGGCCGATTCCTGGAACAACGTCACGTTTATTGCCGGAGAGATCAAAAATCCCCGCCGGAACATCCCGCTGGCGTTGTTCTTTGGGACGCTAACGGTTACGCTCATCTACCTGCTGGCTAACATTGCGTACCTGAGCCTGCTCCCGTTGAGCGGCTCGCCCACGGCAACGGACGTCGTAGGACGAGGGTTGCAGTTTGCCACCGCCGACCGGGTCGGAACGGCCGCGGCTTCGGTCGTTTTCGGAAACCTGGGGGTGGGCATCATGGCGGTCCTGATCATGATCTCGACGTTTGGCTGTAACAACGGTCTAATCCTGGCGGGTGCCCGCTTGTACTACGCGATGGCAAAAGATGGTTTGTTTTTCGAACAGGCATCACATCTTAACGAAAATGCCGTGCCGGCACGGGCCTTGTGGCTCCAGTGCGCCTGGGCTTCGGTACTGTGCCTGTCGGGTACGTACGGCGATCTGCTGGACTACTGCACATTTACGTCACTGGTTTTCTACATCGTCACCATCGGTGGTTTATTCATCCTGCGCCGTCGGGAACCCAACGCCGAGCGGCCTTACCGGGCATTCGGCTACCCCATCGTTCCTGCCCTGTATATGCTTATCGGGTTGGGCATCTGCTTCATTCTGCTCTATACCAAAACCTTCAATACGGGTATGGGTCTGCTCATTGCCGCTCTGGGTGTACCGGTCTATCTGATTACCCGCCGGAAGAAATAG
- a CDS encoding peptidoglycan DD-metalloendopeptidase family protein translates to MVNRNTLRLLLIALVMVWVVACTGVGPTTGLFRSASPHDQYGQSLKAANLDKTALGADWLAAGERALRDSLKITVPYRESGYFSAEKAFAVGYRMDAQRGDRFLVRVETQGQKDVQVFIDVLALESRQRTSPVAASKADTNVLAWEPRRTQSYLIRIQPELLRSGRYTISITREPALSFPVQGRDSRQISSFFGVPRDGGRRRHEGVDIFAPRGTPAVASVNGTISGVASTSLGGNVAFLTDNDRNIRLYYAHLDSWNVKNGQRVSIGDTIGFVGNTGNARTTGPHLHFGIYGFSEGATDPLPFIRLGRGPAKQSLLAPERLGDSVRIATVKTAVRPAPTADAPMLRELPKASPLTIVGGTAAWLRVELPDGVTGYVSSAATESVNRPLRKLTLPKASDLLDAANPSAATIDTLPTGLAVEVLGGTDRFLLVRRTNGQTGWLSTRDTPAPGNQTRR, encoded by the coding sequence ATGGTAAACAGGAATACCCTTCGTCTCCTACTGATAGCATTGGTTATGGTCTGGGTTGTCGCCTGCACGGGCGTAGGCCCAACGACGGGTCTGTTCCGGTCGGCATCGCCCCACGATCAGTACGGTCAGTCGCTTAAGGCGGCCAATCTCGACAAAACAGCACTGGGAGCCGACTGGCTCGCAGCGGGCGAACGGGCTCTGCGTGACTCGCTTAAAATTACCGTTCCCTACCGGGAAAGCGGCTATTTCTCGGCCGAAAAGGCCTTTGCCGTAGGCTACCGGATGGATGCCCAGCGTGGCGATCGTTTTTTGGTCCGGGTAGAAACGCAGGGTCAAAAAGACGTGCAGGTTTTCATCGACGTACTGGCTCTGGAAAGCCGACAGCGTACCAGCCCTGTAGCTGCGTCGAAGGCCGACACCAACGTACTGGCCTGGGAACCCCGCCGTACGCAATCCTACCTCATCCGTATCCAGCCCGAACTGCTTCGGAGTGGCCGGTATACCATTTCGATCACGCGCGAACCAGCTCTGAGTTTTCCCGTTCAGGGGCGTGACAGCCGGCAGATCAGCAGTTTCTTTGGCGTACCACGCGATGGCGGTCGACGGCGGCACGAAGGAGTCGACATTTTTGCTCCCCGCGGAACACCGGCAGTAGCCTCCGTCAACGGCACTATTTCGGGCGTGGCCAGTACCAGCCTGGGCGGCAACGTAGCGTTCCTCACCGACAACGACCGCAACATACGGCTATACTACGCACACCTGGACAGCTGGAATGTAAAAAACGGGCAGCGGGTGTCTATCGGCGATACCATTGGTTTCGTAGGCAATACGGGTAATGCCCGCACTACGGGTCCGCATCTCCATTTTGGAATTTATGGGTTCAGCGAAGGCGCTACTGACCCGCTACCGTTCATCCGGCTCGGGCGGGGTCCCGCCAAACAGTCGCTGCTGGCCCCCGAGCGGCTGGGCGATTCAGTGCGCATAGCTACCGTGAAAACGGCGGTACGACCCGCCCCCACTGCCGACGCGCCCATGCTGCGGGAGCTACCCAAAGCGTCGCCCCTGACCATCGTGGGGGGTACGGCAGCCTGGCTACGGGTGGAATTGCCCGATGGGGTAACCGGCTACGTGTCCAGTGCCGCAACCGAATCCGTTAACAGACCCCTGCGCAAACTAACGCTACCCAAAGCCAGCGACCTGCTGGATGCGGCAAATCCATCGGCGGCTACGATCGATACGTTACCAACGGGTTTGGCGGTGGAAGTACTGGGGGGAACGGACCGCTTTTTACTGGTGCGGAGAACGAACGGACAAACGGGCTGGCTCTCTACCCGAGATACCCCGGCACCCGGCAACCAGACGCGCCGGTAA